AGATCGATGCCGGTGACACGCAGGCCACGCTGCGCCAACTCGATCGAATGCCGGCCGTAACCACAGGCCACGTCGAGAACCTCACTGCCCTCCGCGGGGGCAAGTGAGGCCTTGATGAAGTTCACCTCGCGCAAAGTCTGCTCGGCCGTCATGAACGGCAACGTGCGAAGGTAGTCCTCGTCGAAGACCTCCTCGTACCAAGGCTTGGTTCGCTTGCGGCGCGGACGCGCGGCCAGGGGCTCCGCCCACGTCTCCGAAGCCGGGTCAGTCGAGGGTGCAACGGGCACCACGGGCAAGGGGGGCACCACAGCTTGCCGTGAAGCCTGGGCCTCGAGCGGTACGGGCGGTGGTGTGGTGACGTCGTCGACGAACTCCACCTCGTCGGAGACGGACTCAGCCTGGTCGTGAATGGATTGTGGTGCAGCGCCTGTCGTCACCGGCGCATCATTGACCCGCTCCACGCCATCGACCAGTTCGTCCACTTCGGCCAGCTCGATCTCCCCGGTGCTCACCTCCTCTGCCTCCTCGAGAGGTAGGGGCGCCGTGGGTGTCTCGACCAGGGGTGGCAGCTCAGGCCCCTGGGGGGCCGCGCCTACCTCAGCCGAAAAAACCGACACATCCACACTTGGAAGAGTGTCGAAGCGCCCCGCGTCCCGGGCAACAGCTTCCGCAGCCCCGGCCTCGGGGTCGACGTCGGAGTCTTTGACCATAGGTCCATCCGGGATCGGCATCAGCCCCAAGTCCCACTCCTCCGTGGCGTCTGCGTCCCGGGCGACCTCGGTCTGGGCGGAGGCGCCGAGACCGAAAGACGGACCTCGAGGGGAGGCAGGCGTGTCCGGGTTTTGCTCGTCGGATTTCGACATGCGGGGGGTTGGGTTAGGCGGAAGTCAACTGGCCCACCCGAACACCCATGCGGATGGGTTGGCCGGGCACGACCGGGTCGAAGGCGACACGCCCCGGCTCGAACAGGATAATCGCGGTCGAGCCCAAGTGGAAAATCCCAATCTCGTCGCCCTTCGCCAAAGTAGGGGGATCCGAGAAAGATTTGGACCGGACCTCCCCTAGGGCTGCAGGGCCCCGGTGGGTCCTCACCTCGGGATCGTAGGCGGCCGTGATGTGTCCAACACCCACGGCAGCCACCATCACCACGGCGAAAACGCCCGGTTCCCCCGAGAACACCGACACAAAGCGTTCGTTGCGCGCAAAGAGATCCGGCTCCCGCCTCACACTACCGTCGTTGACGGGAAACAACTCACCCGGAAGGTGGTGCCAGGAGGTCACTCGGCCCCCTGTGGGCGCGTGCACCCGATGATAGTCGCGGGGCGAAAGGTAAGTGACCTGGAAGGTCCCCCCTTCGAAGCGCGCGGCCGTGGAGGCATCCCCTAGGAGCGCGGCCGTCTTGAAGCGAATGTTCTTCGCTTCGATGCCCTGGTCCCGGATCACCCCCGTGGCGACCAGCCGACCGTCCGCAGGCGCCACGACGGCGCGAGGGTCGGGATCGAGGGGCCGCGCACCGGGCCGCAAGCGACGGGTGAAAAAATCGTCGACAGACTCGTAGGACGTGAGGGGCCGCTCGGCCTCGTCCACGTCGATACGGTACTTGGCAGCAAACGACTCCAACACCCGGGCGCGTATGGCCGCAGGCACCCGGATCCCGCTGCACCATCCAATGAGCTCCGAGAGCGTGCGCTGCGGGGCCAAGCGCCACGCATGGCGCATCATCTTGTCACCTAAAGAAAGGCCGTCCATGCGTGCAACTCCCGACACGTCACTTTAGGACACGAAACGAACCTCGGTCAAAACAAGTTCCCGAGAGGCCGCTCCTTCCTCGGGGCACGCGCCGGAACCCAGGCCTCGAAGTAGGTTAGTTACCTACAGGCGAGGGAGCCTCGTCGTGCGAGGGCGCTCAGTACTCGTAGTACATCCTGAACTCGAACGGGGTCGTGCGCAGGCGCGCCGGCTTGACCTCGTTTTCGTCCTTCCAGTTGACCCAGCCCTCGATCACATCTCGCGTGAACACGTCGCCGCGCAGGAGAAAATCGTGGTCCTCGAGAAGGTGATCGAGCGCTTGCTCCAGCGACGCCGGCGCCTTCGGCACCTCCTTGAGCTCTTCTGGAGAGAGCGAGTAAATGTCCTTGTCGAGCGGATCGCGCGGATCAATCTTGTTTTGAATGCCGTCGAGACCCGCCATCAACATGGCTGCGAAGGCCAGATACGGATTGGCGGTGGGATCGGGACAACGGAACTCGATCCGCTTTGCTTTCGGCGACGCGCCCGACACCGGGATCCGAATGCAGGCTGATCGATTCCTGGCGGAGTAAGCCAGGTTCACCGGCGCCTCGAAGCCGGGGACCAGGCGCCGGTAGCTGTTGAGGGTGGGGTTGGTGAAGGCCAGCAGGGCCGGCGCGTGCTTGAGCAGCCCGCCGATGTAGTAGAGCGCTGTCTCCGAGAGTCCGCCGTACTTGTTACCGGCAAACAGATTCTTCTCGCCCTTCCAAATCGACTGGTGGCAGTGCATACCCGAGCCGTTGTCGCCCACGATGGGCTTGGGCATGAAGGTGGCAGTTTTTCCGTACTTTCGCGCTGTGTTCCGGACCACATACTTGTACCACATGGTCCAATCCGCCATCGTCTTCAGCGTATTGAAACGCATGGACAGCTCACACTGGCCTGCGGTGGCCACCTCGTGGTGGAACACCTCTACCGGTATGCCGACGCTTTCGAGAGTGAGCGCCATCTGCATCCGCAGGTCAGTCAAGGTGTCGACCGGCGGAACGGGAAAGTAGCCCCCTTTGTGAGCCGTCTTGTACCCGAGATTTGGCTTTTCGTCCCGCCCGCTGTTCCAAATGCCTTCGCTTGAATCCAGGTAGTAAAACGACTGATGAGGCGCATCTGCGAAGCGCACGTCATCAAAGACAAAGAATTCAGGCTCGGGCCCGAAGAAGACCCGGTCTCCGATGCCGGTTTGCCGGAGGTACTGCTCGGCTTTACGGGCGATGTGCCTCGGGTCCCGGCTGTAGGGTTGACGGGTAACGGCATCAACGATGTCACACACCACTGACAAAGTCGGCTCGGCGTAGAAAGGGTCGATCACCGCCGATTCAGGGTCGGGAATGAACGACATGTCCGACTCGTTGATGGTCTGCCAGCCGCGGATCGAGCTTCCGTCGAAGTTGAACCCCTCGGAAAACGAGTCTTCGTCGAGTCTGACGAGGGGCATCGTGGTGTGCTGCCAGGTGCCGAGGAGGTCCACGAACTTGAAATCTACGAACTTCACGCCGTGCTTCGCGGCGAACTTCAGGACCTCGGCGGGTGTCATGCGTGCGATTCTCCTCGCCCACCCCTGCCCCAGGCCGACGCCCGAGCTGGGAGGGAAAATGGTTGACCAGTGCTCCGAAGGAATCGTGCCCCTCTGCGGCCCGCGAGGGAAGAGCCGTATTTCGAAACGCTTCGAGAGGGGGGCGCGCGAACGCTCCCCCCTCCGAGAGTGGCTCCTTCACGTGAGGGGCTTAGAGGGCTTCTTCGCCGCGCTCACCCGTGCGGATGCGGATCACCTCTTCCACGGGCTCGACGAAAATCTTGCCATCGCCGATGTGGCCCGTCCTCGCCACGGAGGTCAGCGCCTCGACGATGTCCTTGACCATGTCGTCCTTGGCCACGATTTGGATTCGCACCTTCGGAACGAAATCCACCACATAGGCCGAGCCCCGGTAAACCTCTCGCTTACCTCCTGTGCGCCCGAAACCCTTGACCTCGGAGACGGTCATGCCTTGCACACCGATCTCGCGCAGCCTGTCTTTCACGTCGTCCAACTTGAATGGCTTGATGACCGCTTCGATTTTTTTCATGGTTTGACCCTCGCAGGCAGCCTAACGGGCAATTGTTTCCAATGTATTTCTTTACCGTAAACATTGGGTTTAATAAGTTTCGATAGCAATTTCAGTCACTTGCAACACTGCGAAACACGCGATGTAACACAGAAGCGGCGCCCTCGGGCCGTTCGGACCGGGCCTCGGCCCCCTGCGGGGTCGTTGAGGTTCCGCGTCACGGGGGGCAGACTCCCGGGTGTCGAACTGCGCTTGGTCGTTCCGACGCATCCCTGTGTCTCCCGTGCCGAGGGCCCCACAAGGGTCCGCAAAAATTGTGCCCGAATATTCAATGCTTATAGACAAGAGCCCCCAGGGGCCGCTACTGTAGGTCGGCCTACCGCATGGGGCGCGACGTTGGGACTATCCCGCGGCCGCGGGCATCGGGGCAAGCGGTGCGGCAACCAAAACAACCGCCCTGATTTCAAAAAGTTGCAGCTGTCTCCCAGCTGTGTTACTCAGCGAAAGTCGTAGGGGATCATCGAGGCGATTGCATGGATTTGATGTTCGAAGACGAGGTCGACGAGGTCGGATCCGACGTCGAAGGGTACTGCACGAAGTGCAAGGCCGATACGACCCACGTCGTCATATCAAAGTACGAGGACGAGATCCGGCGCGTGCAATGCAACGTGTGCGGGGACGTACACTCGTTCCGCAAGCCACGCGGTGAGGTGGAAGACGAGGTTCCGGAGCCGGTGTCGGCCCGGAAGCGGGCTCTGATGAAGAAGCCCACCTGGGAAGAGTTCTTTGCCAAACACAAAGCGAGTGCGGCAAAGCCCTACCAATTCCGGCTGGAATACAACGAGCAGGCCATCGTCGAGCATCCAAAGTTCGGCGTGGGTTTCGTCTCGGAAGTTGTCTCGAACAGCAAGGTCGAGATCACCTTCAAGGATGGCCGGCGCATTCTGGTTCACAACCGGGGCGACATTCCGGGCTTGCCAACGGGAGACGGGACACCCTCCGACCAAGAGCCGCCGGCGAAAGGGAAACCTGCGGCCAAGGCCGCCCCAAAGGCGCCGGTCAAGGCTGACAAAGCCAAGTCCGCTCCCGAAAAGGTAGTCAAGCCGCCGAAGTTGCAGCCCGACCGGGCGGTGTCTCCGGAACCGCTAGACGACGACGACGGCGACAGCGACGAAGAGAGCCCTGCGGTCACCCCGGCCACCAAGAGCAAGGCCAAGGACGGCAAGGACAAGGACGGCAAGGACAAGGACGGCAAGGACAAGGACGGCAAGGACAAGACCGAGGCCAAGACTCCGGAAAAGGCGTCTGGCCCCGAAAAGTCCCCCGTGAGTTCGGCGGTGGGCAAAGCCAAGGGTGGCAAACCCGAAAAGGCCAAGTCCCCCAAAGCCGAGCCACCCAAAAGCGAAGCCAGCAAGCCAACCGGGCCCAAAGCCGCCAAGGCTGCCAAAACAGGCAACTCAGACAAGCCCACCCCACCCGAAAAGGCTCCGCTTCGTGCGGACCTAGGGAAGGCCACCAAGACTTCAGCCGCGTCCGATAAGGGCAAGTCCCCCAAGGGCAAGGGCGAAGCTCCGAAGGCCGCAAAGCCTGAGAAGGCTTCGCCGGCCTCGAAGCCTGCGGCGAAATCCCCACCCAAAGCACCGTCGCCCACCGCTCTGAAGGACAAAGCCCTGAAAGCGGCGGCGGCCAAACCCTCGGCTAAGCCGAAGCCCGCGCCCAAAGCCCCTGCGCCCAAGGCCTCGGCGCCGAAGGCAGCTGTGAAGTCAAAGCTTCCAGCCAAGTCTCCGACCAAGCGCAAGTGACGGGGTGCCTGGGTTGTGGTCGCTTATGGCGACCAAAATCCCGGGCACCACATAGCTCGAAATCGGGGACCCGCAGGGCTCGGGCGCCGCTTTGGAGGCCGTCGGATCGATGTGTGCTTTGGTGCTTTCCCGCGTCAGCGGACGATGAGCACGTAAATGTCGTAGAGCGCGTGGGTGTACACCGCCACCGCGAAGCCCCGGAACCAGAACAAGAGCGCGAAAAAAACGCCGGCCAACGTGCGGAAGGTAAAGACCCCGAGGGACAAGGGATCTCCGTACGGTGGGATGTGGTGCATCGCGGAGAAGGCAAGTGACGAGGCCGCAAGCCCCACCAGCAGCGCAGCCCATCGCTTCATGCCGACGACCCGTTCCGCCAGGTACACACACAAAGTCAGAAGGCCCAGGCGAAACACCGCCTCCTCGTAGAGGCCGGCCCCAATGGACATGATGAACCGGGTGGGCAGGCTTTGGTCGGGGAGCCCTCCTGGGCCGGCCAGCCGCGGTGATATGCCCATCAGCTCCGTCATCACGAAAATGATGAGGGATCCCATCGTGAGGGCGTAAAGCGTGCTCTCGAGCAGGACGGGCAGGATGACCCTCCGGTCGAAGCTTTGACGGCGCCCCAGCGTCGACACCGCCACCACGAGGCTGAGGGCAACGCCCACCACGAAAGCCAGGTAAGCCACCGTGGACAGCTGCAAGTTGTGGAGCAACAGGATGGTGACGAAGTCAGCGCCGTTGAGCATCGGGCGCGTGTACAGCACCCCAAGCTGGTAGATCACGAAGAGGGGTGCCACGAGCACCAAGTTCGTGAGAAGATTGCGCCGACCCGCGTCGAAGATGCCCATGTCCGTCAGGGAGCTTGACGCTCGCAGGGCGGAGCCGCCAGGTTTGGCGAGGCGTTTGCTTGGCCGGCGAGACGGCACGAAATCCATACAGCTCTGCTCAGCGCTTGGCGGCGCGAGGCTCTGCCCCGGCGCTCGAAACAGCGGGCGTTCCCTCGGGCGGCCTGATGACCGCGAGAACCTCCCGCTTTGGATCGAGGTACTTTTGCGCCAGGCGCTGCACCTCGGCGCGGGTGATCTTGCGGATCCGTTGCGGGAACTTTTTGTACGCCTCCCATCCCTCGCCGTAGGCTTCGTGGAAAGCCAGGGCCGCGGCCAGCGAGCCCTTTCTCTGCAGACCGATGGCGTGAGTCCCGATGAGGTAACGCTGGGCCCGACCTAGCTCCTCCGCCGTGATGCCCTCGTCTGCCAGGCGCCGAAGGTCGCGGCGCACCGCCTCGAGGGCTTGCTCGAGCTTCTCGGGACTCGAGGCCAGATACACGGCGAAGTACCCCGGATCGATGCCCTCCAGCGAAAACGCGCTCACGCGGTAGACAAGCCCCCGCTTTTCGCGCAGCTCCTCGAACAGGCGACCGCCCTGCCCCGCGAGGACGTGACTCAGCACCTCGAGGCCGAATCTGTCCGGACTGGCCAATGTCGTTCCGGGAAACCCGAGCACCACGTGGGCTTGTTCACGCTCGCGATATTGAATGGCCTGCGCGGGCGCGCTCAGGGCGGGTTCAGTGACGACCGCGGGCACCTCTGCGGCTTGCACGTCGGCGTCCCGGAATAGACTCGTGAGCTTCTCCACCACGCGCGCGGGTTCGACGTCCCCGACGACCGACAGAGTCAGGCTCCCCGGCGGGTAGTGTTTGCGAAAGTGAATGACCAGGCGTCGCCTGGTGAGCCCCGAGACTGAGTCCGCCGTGCCGATGAGATCCATCCGATAGGGATGGCGTTTCCACATGAGGCTCTGAAAGAGCCGGAAAGCGGCCTGCCCGAGGTTGTCATCTTGGGCCCGGATGTCGTCGAGCACGATCCGCCGCTCCTTGTCGAGCTCGGGGTCTGGGAACGAGGCATGCAGCAGACAATCACCCACGAGATCGAGCCCCTGTTCCCAGTTGCGCGACAAGAACTCGGATTGGAGACCCACGCTGTTGCGGCCCGCGTACCCTGTGAGGCTGCCCGCCAGGCCCTCCACTTCGTGCATGATGCGTTCGGCTGAACGCGTCCGCGTCCCGCGCGACAAGAGCGCGCCGATCATGTTGGACACACCGTTCGTGCGTGCGTCCTCGTAGCGTAAGCCCCCGAGCCACATGGCCCTCACTGACATGATGGGCACGCTGGGGTCGCGCATGACGATGAGCTTCGCGCCCCCGGGCAGGGTCTGGACCACCACCTCGTCACGCACGGCCGCCGATGGGGGCTTGAGACGGAAGCGTTTGTCCGCCCGCACTTCGGCCCCGGCAACCACCTTTTGAAGTCGTTCCTTGGCCGCCCCCACATCGACTGACCGGGACACGCCCTCGGGAACCTGTGCCACGAGGGACAGGTGTTCGGTTCGCAGATACTTGTTCGCCACGGCCTGCAGGCTCGTGGGTGATACGGCCCGCAGCTGTGCGAGGTACCAGGGTTCATAATGGAGGTCTCCCACGATGGTCGCGTAGAAGCCCACCTTGCGCGCGTACCCCTGAACGGTCTCGCGATCGTAGACACGATCACTTTCGAGAATCGTGCGCGCTTTTTCCAGCTCGGCCCCGCTCACCGGTACACGCGACAGACGCAGCACCTCGTCGAGCAGGGCGGAGGTGGCCTGGTCCACGCGTCCTCCGCCTGTAACGGCACCGGCCACGAGCACACCGCCGTCCCGGGCTCCAAAGGCGTATGCGAAGGCCGATTTCGCTAGCTGACGGTTTCGGACCACCTCGAGGTTGAGGCGCGAGCTCTCACCCTGACCCAGGACGACCGCCAGCAGATCGAGGGCGGGAATGTCTTCGTGACGAATCGAGGGAATGCGAAAGGCCGCCATGACCTGCGACTCCTTCACGTCACGGGCGAGAACATCAACCCATGCCGGGGGTAGGCCCTCGAGGGGCGGACGACCTTGCGGGGCCCGCTTGGGAGCAGGCCGCATGCCTGCATAGAGCCGCTCGATGGTTTGCCGTGTCTTGGCGGCGTCGAAGTCTCCCACCACGACGAGCGTGACGTTCGGCGCCACATAACGTTCCTGGTAAAAGCCACGCACATCGGCGCGGGTCATGGCCGAGACCGTCTCCAGGCTGCCGATGACGGCCCTACCGTAGGGATGGTGCGGGAATGCGCCGGAGAACAGGCGCTGAGTGACCCCTCGATCGGGGTCATCGAGGCCCTGCTTGACCTCCTCGAGGATGACACCGCGCTCCCGCTCGAGCTCACTGGCCACGAACGACGACTGGGTCAGGGCATCGGCCAGCACGTCGAGCCCAACCTCGAGGAACTCGCTCGCAACCACCACGTGGTAGACGGTCTCGTCGAAGCTGGTCCACGCGTTGATTTCGCCACCCGCTTGCTCGATCTCTCGTGCGATCTGCCCCACGCCACGTCGCTTGGTGCCCTTGAAGAGCATGTGTTCGAGAAAGTGGGACACCCCGGCCAGCCGGTCGGGTTCATCGGCAGCCCCCACCCGCACCCACGCCTGAACAGCGGCTACGGGCGCGCTGTGGTTTTCTTCCAGAACAACCTGCAATCCGTTTTCGAGACTAAATTTCACGATGCGTCCTGATTTCGGCCCACGGCCGAGCTCGTCGATGCCGGGCACGGCAGCCGAAGTCGATCCTGTCCCCGCCCCGGGCTGCGCATATCGGCAACCTGCGAACAGGGCCAGCACCACGAACACGAGGGGGGCCCTCACGAAAGGCGAAGGTAGCATGGATCACCTCATCGGTGGCCGTTCTAGGACCTTTGGAGTATGAAGGCATCGTATCCGAGAGAGTCGATCATGGCGCCGCTGTCGAAAGCTTCTCCCTGCCCGATCTGCCGCAAGCCGGCGGGACATCGCGGGGACAACCTCTTCCATCCGTTCTGCTCGAAGCGCTGCAAGGACATCGACCTGGCCGGCTGGCTGGACGGCGCCTACCGCATCAGCCAACCGCTCGACGAAAACGACCTCGAGGCCCTCGAGGCCGAGCTGGCGCGTCGCGGTCTTCCCGACGAAGCCAACTGAGGGCCTCCGCGTCCCGCGGGCAACCGCCGGGACCCCGTCGAGCCTCAAGGGCCGGCAGACGCCGAGGCGGGGGGGGCCTCGCCGCCTTCGGCAGGTTCCACGGGGGGCTCGTCGGGCGGGTCCTGCCGGGCCGGGAAGGCGAAGCTGAGCACCGTCGAAATCAGGAGAATGCTGGCCAGCACGAGCAGCGAAATCACCTCGGAGATGTGAACGAACGACTCCACCAGGATCTTGAAGCCAATGAACGCCAGGATGAGCGCAACGCCATGCTTGAGCAGGTGCAGCTTCGAGACCAGCCCCGCAACCAAGAAAAAGAGGGAGCGCAGCCCCAGGATCGCAAAGATGTTGGAGGTGTACACGATGAAGACGTCCGTGGTGACACCGAACACCGCCGGAATCGAATCCACCGCGAACATCACGTCGGTGGCCTCCACCACCACCAGCACGGCCATGAGCGGAGTTGCGAGCCACCGCCCCTCGCGCCGCACCACGAAGCGAGCCTCCTCGTAGGCAGCTGTCATGGGCACCAGGCGGCGGAACAGGCGCAGAATCTTGTTCTTCGAGGGATCGACTTCGTCGTCACCCTGCGTGAACATCTTCACCGACGTCGCGATGAGGAACACGCCCAAGCCGTACATCAGCCAATGGAAGCGGGAGATCAGCGCGGCGCCCGCCAACACGAACGCGCCGCGCGTCAACACCGCCCCCAAGATTCCCCAGAACAACACCCGGTGCTGATAGCTTTCGGGGACCCGAAAGTACTTGAACACCACGATGAACACGAACACGTTGTCCACCGACAGGGCCTGCTCGAGGAGGTAGGCCTGAAGAAATTCCAGGCCGCGCGCCGTCCCGAAGCGCTGAGACACGAAGACGTTGAAGGCCATCGCCAGAGAAACCCACACCGCCACCCAGATGGCGGCCTCGCGCATGCGAACCCGATGGGCCGTCCGATGAAAAACGCCCAGGTCGAGCGCTAGCATCACGAGCACCACCGAGCCAAAAAGGCCCCACATCCAAAGAGAACCGACGGAGTTCACGAGAGCCCCGATCTAGCGCTCCCCGGGCGCAAGGGCCAGGGCCGATTTTCACCGCCGCGTGTCGGTCGGGCTCGTGTTCCAGGCACCGTCGAACTCTGCCGCCAGCCGCCCGGCATTGCGCCTTAGCCACAAGATGGCCACGAGGACCAGGATCAGCCAGAGGGCCTTCGAAAGGGTCCTCTTCGGCACGAGCTGCCACAAACGACGGCTGCCCCGCTCGGCGATGGCCTTGCGCAGCCGCCGCAACTCAGCCTCCTCGGCGGCAGAGGCCTCTTGCGACGCCACATGGTCGTCGCTGGGGGGGCGTTCCTCGGGCATGCTCAGTCGACCTCGGGTTCGAAAATGTGTTTTACCCGAAGCCTGGGTCTGCGGCTCCCTCGAAACGCGTTCACCTCGAAACAGCCGAGAAGGTCCAAACGCACGCCCGGTGCCGGCGCTTGCTCCGCCATGCCGAAGGCAATGGCGTCGCTCACCACACCTTCCTGGCTCAGGGTGAGCTGCAGATGCGAGCCCCCCACCACACGGGACGAGCTTGCTGTTACACGGCAGAGTGCCAAGAGAGGCTCCGCGTTCCCGCACCCGAAGGGGGCAAGCCGCGCCAGATCCTCGGCGCCGGCCAGGTCCAGGTCCGCAAGCTGCACCACAGCGTCGACCTCGATGCCTGCATTGTCTTCACTGTGCTCCTGCCAGACCCGCGCCACACCGACAAAGGCGGCCCGAAACGCCTCGAGCTCTGCGCGCCGTATCGTGAGCCCTGCTGCGGCGGCATGGCCGCCGAAAACCTCGAGATGACCGGCCGTGTCAGCGAGAGCGCGATAAAGATTGAAGCCCGGCACGGTACGCGCCGAACCGCGGCCGCGCTCTCCCTCGAAGCCGATGACCAGGCTGGGACGGGCGTAGCGATCGACCAGTTTGGCCGCCACGATGCCCACCACGCCGTGGTGCCAGCCCTCATCGCCCACCACGAGCGCGGCGGGCACTTGGCCACCGGCGTCCCGGACGAGCGCAGCGACCTCTGCGTCGGCCGCCGCCAAAACCGCCTCTTGGATCTCCTGGCGCCGGCGGTTCTGCTCGTCGAGCGCCTGAGCCAAACGGAGCGCCCTCTCGGCGTCGGGCGCGAGCAGCAGATCCAGCGCCAGCTGAGCGTCCCCGAGACGGCCGGCTGCGTTGAGGCGGGGCGCAAGACGAAACCCGATGTCGACGGCGGTGACGTCTCGGTCAGCCTCCATCGCGGAAACCTGGGCCAACGCGGCAACACCGGGACGCCGACGGGTCGACAGGGTCCTGAGCCCCGCCGCAACCAAGGCGCGGTTCTCGTGGGTGAGGGGCATGACATCGGCCACGGTGCCCAGCGCCACGAGATCGAGCAGCTCACGCGGGTCCCACGCCGCGGCCCGGGGGTTTCCGAGCTGTTTGAGGCGGGTCCGCAGGGCGCCGACCAGGTAAAAGGCCAGGCCGCACGACGCCAGGCCCTTGAAGGCAAAACGGTCGTCGTCGCGATGGGGGTTCACCAACGCCAAGGCGACGTGGTCTCCGCGAGGCACCTGGTGATGATCAATCACCACCACGGGAACCCCGCGCTCCCGAAGCCAGCCGATCGAGGCGTGGTCGCTCGTGCCACAATCGGCCGTGATCACGAGCGTGCAGCCGGCCGCGACAAAGCGCTCGGCAGCCGCCAGGGTAAAGCCATACCCGCCCGAGCGGCTGGCACATCGGGCCTCGACCACGCCCCCCAACGCCCGAAGGCCCGAAGTGAGGACTGCCGCGGAGGTGACCCCGTCCACGTCGTAGTCACCGAACACACCGACCGTCTCGCGCTCGCCGACCGCCTGAACGAGACGCTCGAGAGCCCGATCCAGGTCCGCAATGCCCTTGGGGCTTCGAAGGTCTGCCAGCCGTGGCGTCAGGA
The DNA window shown above is from Myxococcales bacterium and carries:
- the glnA gene encoding type I glutamate--ammonia ligase, producing the protein MTPAEVLKFAAKHGVKFVDFKFVDLLGTWQHTTMPLVRLDEDSFSEGFNFDGSSIRGWQTINESDMSFIPDPESAVIDPFYAEPTLSVVCDIVDAVTRQPYSRDPRHIARKAEQYLRQTGIGDRVFFGPEPEFFVFDDVRFADAPHQSFYYLDSSEGIWNSGRDEKPNLGYKTAHKGGYFPVPPVDTLTDLRMQMALTLESVGIPVEVFHHEVATAGQCELSMRFNTLKTMADWTMWYKYVVRNTARKYGKTATFMPKPIVGDNGSGMHCHQSIWKGEKNLFAGNKYGGLSETALYYIGGLLKHAPALLAFTNPTLNSYRRLVPGFEAPVNLAYSARNRSACIRIPVSGASPKAKRIEFRCPDPTANPYLAFAAMLMAGLDGIQNKIDPRDPLDKDIYSLSPEELKEVPKAPASLEQALDHLLEDHDFLLRGDVFTRDVIEGWVNWKDENEVKPARLRTTPFEFRMYYEY
- a CDS encoding CPBP family intramembrane metalloprotease, with amino-acid sequence MGIFDAGRRNLLTNLVLVAPLFVIYQLGVLYTRPMLNGADFVTILLLHNLQLSTVAYLAFVVGVALSLVVAVSTLGRRQSFDRRVILPVLLESTLYALTMGSLIIFVMTELMGISPRLAGPGGLPDQSLPTRFIMSIGAGLYEEAVFRLGLLTLCVYLAERVVGMKRWAALLVGLAASSLAFSAMHHIPPYGDPLSLGVFTFRTLAGVFFALLFWFRGFAVAVYTHALYDIYVLIVR
- the yacG gene encoding DNA gyrase inhibitor YacG, whose protein sequence is MAPLSKASPCPICRKPAGHRGDNLFHPFCSKRCKDIDLAGWLDGAYRISQPLDENDLEALEAELARRGLPDEAN
- the asd gene encoding archaetidylserine decarboxylase (Phosphatidylserine decarboxylase is synthesized as a single chain precursor. Generation of the pyruvoyl active site from a Ser is coupled to cleavage of a Gly-Ser bond between the larger (beta) and smaller (alpha chains). It is an integral membrane protein.) codes for the protein MDGLSLGDKMMRHAWRLAPQRTLSELIGWCSGIRVPAAIRARVLESFAAKYRIDVDEAERPLTSYESVDDFFTRRLRPGARPLDPDPRAVVAPADGRLVATGVIRDQGIEAKNIRFKTAALLGDASTAARFEGGTFQVTYLSPRDYHRVHAPTGGRVTSWHHLPGELFPVNDGSVRREPDLFARNERFVSVFSGEPGVFAVVMVAAVGVGHITAAYDPEVRTHRGPAALGEVRSKSFSDPPTLAKGDEIGIFHLGSTAIILFEPGRVAFDPVVPGQPIRMGVRVGQLTSA
- a CDS encoding insulinase family protein, translating into MLPSPFVRAPLVFVVLALFAGCRYAQPGAGTGSTSAAVPGIDELGRGPKSGRIVKFSLENGLQVVLEENHSAPVAAVQAWVRVGAADEPDRLAGVSHFLEHMLFKGTKRRGVGQIAREIEQAGGEINAWTSFDETVYHVVVASEFLEVGLDVLADALTQSSFVASELERERGVILEEVKQGLDDPDRGVTQRLFSGAFPHHPYGRAVIGSLETVSAMTRADVRGFYQERYVAPNVTLVVVGDFDAAKTRQTIERLYAGMRPAPKRAPQGRPPLEGLPPAWVDVLARDVKESQVMAAFRIPSIRHEDIPALDLLAVVLGQGESSRLNLEVVRNRQLAKSAFAYAFGARDGGVLVAGAVTGGGRVDQATSALLDEVLRLSRVPVSGAELEKARTILESDRVYDRETVQGYARKVGFYATIVGDLHYEPWYLAQLRAVSPTSLQAVANKYLRTEHLSLVAQVPEGVSRSVDVGAAKERLQKVVAGAEVRADKRFRLKPPSAAVRDEVVVQTLPGGAKLIVMRDPSVPIMSVRAMWLGGLRYEDARTNGVSNMIGALLSRGTRTRSAERIMHEVEGLAGSLTGYAGRNSVGLQSEFLSRNWEQGLDLVGDCLLHASFPDPELDKERRIVLDDIRAQDDNLGQAAFRLFQSLMWKRHPYRMDLIGTADSVSGLTRRRLVIHFRKHYPPGSLTLSVVGDVEPARVVEKLTSLFRDADVQAAEVPAVVTEPALSAPAQAIQYREREQAHVVLGFPGTTLASPDRFGLEVLSHVLAGQGGRLFEELREKRGLVYRVSAFSLEGIDPGYFAVYLASSPEKLEQALEAVRRDLRRLADEGITAEELGRAQRYLIGTHAIGLQRKGSLAAALAFHEAYGEGWEAYKKFPQRIRKITRAEVQRLAQKYLDPKREVLAVIRPPEGTPAVSSAGAEPRAAKR
- a CDS encoding P-II family nitrogen regulator; this encodes MKKIEAVIKPFKLDDVKDRLREIGVQGMTVSEVKGFGRTGGKREVYRGSAYVVDFVPKVRIQIVAKDDMVKDIVEALTSVARTGHIGDGKIFVEPVEEVIRIRTGERGEEAL
- a CDS encoding class I SAM-dependent methyltransferase: MSKSDEQNPDTPASPRGPSFGLGASAQTEVARDADATEEWDLGLMPIPDGPMVKDSDVDPEAGAAEAVARDAGRFDTLPSVDVSVFSAEVGAAPQGPELPPLVETPTAPLPLEEAEEVSTGEIELAEVDELVDGVERVNDAPVTTGAAPQSIHDQAESVSDEVEFVDDVTTPPPVPLEAQASRQAVVPPLPVVPVAPSTDPASETWAEPLAARPRRKRTKPWYEEVFDEDYLRTLPFMTAEQTLREVNFIKASLAPAEGSEVLDVACGYGRHSIELAQRGLRVTGIDLSLPLLIRAADESQRRSLSVNFVHADMREMSFDSQFDGACCMMTSFGYFDEETNLKVASGVFRALKPGGRFLLDAINRDYIVGDLPTRVWWEGDGCVVLEEVDFNFHTSRVSVRRSIVFQDGRQIEQDISIRAYSLHELGRLLKQAGFRVSEVSGSLATRGHFFGATSRNLFVLCEKPR